A segment of the Staphylococcus ratti genome:
TCAATGCCACAAATAAGTGCCTCTGGTTGGTGTTTTAAAATCTCGTTTTCGTAAGTACACATACGGGCATAATCAATGTGCAGTTGTTCATTTTTTTGAATGTATTTCTGTTGACGAACAAACGCTTTTTGAACACCTTTTCTCTCATCTTGATAACTAGGGTGTTGCTTCAAAGTATCAAGTGTAGTTAAAAGTGCGATCTCTGCTTCAATTTCTCGAATGGTTTTAGCTTTCATGTGTATCCTCACTTGCGATGAAGCTATCATATAAATCAAAACAATATGTCCCTATTTTGGCATTGCGTATATCATAAATAATCAATTCAATTACCGCTTCATAATCTACTTCATTGCCACGTTGAAGAAGTCCACGTTTACGACCTATCGCGTCAAACCACTCCAGATTTTCCGCGTCTTTTGGCACATCAATTTTATAATGCGCTTTCAATCTATCAACATCGTGTGCTTTTAAAAATTCTAATCCATAAATAGCGACGTCATCTAAATGTACAATACTATCTTTAATTGCCCCGGTTAAGCTTAGTTTTTTTCCTACTACTTGGTCTTCAAATTTAGGCCATAAAATCCCCGGTGTATCTAACAATTGAAGGGATTTGCCGACTTTTATCCATTGTTGTTGTTTCGTAACACCAGGTTTATTACCAGTTTGTGCAATGGCACGATTTGCTAATTTATTAATTAATGTTGATTTGCCGACGTTAGGTATCCCTACAATCATTGCGCGGATGGCACGCGGTTTTAATCCTTTAGCTTTTTCTCTAGTCATGCGTTCTTTCGTAGCTTCGATTGCCGCTAATTCAACTTGTTTTAACCCCTTGCCATGTTTTGCGTCTACTGCAACGGGAATTGCTCCTTTTGCTTTAAAGTATGCTTCCCACTTTGTCATTTCATTTAAATTTGCCATATCTTTTTTATTCAAGATCACGACACGTGGTTTTTGTTGAATAACTTCATCAATCATTGGATTTCGCGAACTATATGGAATACGCGCATCTACAAGTTCAAATACTACATCCACCTTTTTTAGTTGCTCAGTTACTTCCCGTTTCGCTTTTGCCATATGTCCTGGATACCATTGAATTACCACTGCGTATCACTCACTTTCATTCTATCTTTTGCATATAATATTTCACGCACTCCGTTACTTTTGTGTTATATTTATCATAGTTTTAACCACATATCAAAATTTTGTTCGTGTGCGTTTAAAATCTTTTTTCAAACATAAGTATAATTGTTTTTTACGTCAATGGCTATCCCAATTGGGATTTAAGCAGAATAGAAAGAAAGTAGGAATTGTAGTGTTTAAAACAGACAGAATGTACGAACTGATCCGTTTTGTTATTGTTGGTGGTATCAATACGTTAAATTACTATATTGTTTATTTATTGTTACTGTATCCGCTTCATGTACATTACCTCGTCAGCCACATTACAGGTTTTGTAGTCGCTTTTATAGTGTCTTATTATTTGAATTGTTATTTTGTATATCGTGTGACACCCACATTGAAGAAATTCCTAGCGTTTCCATTAACACAAGTGATTAATATGGGAACACAAACATTATTGATTTTTGTTTTTGTGAATTACTTTCACTTTAAAGAATTCATTGCACCATTCGTTGGTTTAATCATTACGATACCGATAACGTTCATTTTATCCAAATATATATTAAAAGATTAATATTTGTGAGGTTATTGAAATGCGTAAATTCAAACGTCCTCTTTTATTATTCATTTCATTTTTAAGTTTAGCATGTATTGCCCATAGCTATATTTTATATCGTTTTTTTAAAGATGGGATTTTATTCACTGGTCCTAATGACGGTATTGAACAAATGGTCCCCATCCAACTGTATTTGTATCAAAAATGGTCGGAAGGGACCTTTTTTTACGCAACCGATTTTGGTCTAGGTGGCGATTTTTTTACCGATTTATCCTATTATTTTTCGACGAACATTCTTTTTATCGTCAATACAATAATTGTAAAAGGCTTACACGTGTTACATCTTGTGAACCCAAATGAATTAATGTTTTGGTTTCATAATGCGATTGTCATTTCCATCATTAAGTGTGCCCTCGTACTCGGCGCAACTTATTATTATGCAACTCAACTAAAACTTAATACAATCTCAAAATGGGTCTTTGCCTCAGGCTTCGCTTTTTCTCCTTTGTATTTTAGATTTACAGTTTATTGGCCTTTTTTCAGTGATGTTTTTATCTTATTGCCATTGCTATTTGCCAGTATAGAACGTTTTTTTAAAACTGGAAAAGTGGGCCTATTTATCGTTGTTGTAACTTTATCATTTATGAACAATTTTTATTTTGCGTACTATCAAGTGTTGATGGGACTGCTCTATTTTCTATTGCGTTGTTTAATCAAACATCCAGATGACGTCACTTCAAAGTGGCGTGCTTTACGGATATTAGCTGTAAGTGCTGTACTCGGATTTGGTACGAGTTTAGTGTTCTTTTTCCATGGTGCACGTAGTTTTTTCAATAATGAACGTGTCCGCTTTGAAACTAAAATTCCATGGGTGGAACCTTTCAACCAAAATACAAATATCATATTTGACAACTATCTCATTGTTATTTTAGTCATTAGTGTCCAAGCATTATTAACATTTAAACTCTATAAATATACATATTTTAAGCTTTTTGCAATTTTAAGTATTATCACCATTATTGCCGCATTCATACCTTATGTGGACAGTATATTTAATGGGTTTTCAGCCCCTCAAAAGCGTTGGCATTATTTACTCGCTTTTTCAACAAGTGGCTTAGTCGCATGTTATGTGTTTCATTTTCTAAAAATCAACATACGCACTTATATATGGACAACTTTACTTAGTATCGCCTTAGTCCTTTTCAGTGCCTACTGGTATGATAAATATGTTATTTGGCTTGTCTGGTTACTTGTCGTCGGTGCAATTGGTTTGATCACTCTACGCATCACAAAAACGAAAGAACGGCACATGACGACCGCTTTTTACGGTATGAGTATCATGATACTCGCCATTCTCGTATCTAGCGTATTTACAAAATATCAAATTTTCCATGCTGATCATGAAAAACGTGCCAACACCTTTTACGTTAACGCAAGCTTGTACAATACCCCTTTACAACAATCATTAGTTAACGAAATGGCTGATAAAAAAGCACCCGAAGAACGTATTGATTGGCGTGTTAATGAACAAGACAACACACCGATGTATCAAAAATTCAAAGGTTTGAGCTTGTATTCTAGTATTTTTGATCAACAGTTAATAGATTTATATTACAGAGATTTAATGATTAACCTGAAAGAAGAGTCTGTGAGTCGTTACCAGTCCACAGGAGGCCGTGCGAATGTTGCAAGTTTATTTTCTGTACGTTATCAAATGTTAAAAGATTATCAAGGTAATTTGCCCGACTTTTTCAAAAAAATAAAGACATCTGGACAATATCGTCTGTATGAAAATACACAAGCTTTACCTGCTGTGCGTATTACAAATCAATACTATGATGCGCGTCATTTACACACGCCTATCGATAGAGAACATGCCATGATTGATGGTGTTGTGCTCAATAATAAAGGTAAAGTGTATGACAAAAAAGCACCGAATTTACGGTCTGAAGTCGGCCTTCAATATGATGCAGCACAAAAAGTTAACGATCGTCGTATTAAAGTCACAAAAGATTGGGGCGGTGCCACGTTATCAATACCTCACCATCTTCAATCCAAATACAATGATTTTTATGTAATTGTTCACGTCAAACGAGGTCAACCTGATAGCAACCATGTTATCGACGTTAATGGTTACCAAAATCATCGTCTATTTAATGCATCAAAATATCGTACTGGACAATACGACTTACTGTATCGAGCTAAGCCGAATAAAAACGGGAAAATTCATATCGGACTCTCTCCAACAGGAGCCTATGATTTTAACATCTTAGGCATTTACGGTGAAAACTATGAAACATTGAAAAAAGCCCCTAAAGAGAAGCGCTATACATTTCGTGAATCACACTCAAAAATAGAGATAGGTTTAAAAAATCATAATAAAGGTATGATGATTTTAAATACACCTTATCGTAAAGGACTACAAGCGCGTGTCGATGGTAAATCCGTGACACCTCAAAAAGTCAATTATTTTATGGTAGGTATACCAGTAGAGAAAAATGCAAAACATGTGGAAATCACTTATCGCCCTCCTTTTTTCTTTACTATACTGATTATTTCAATCTTTTTCGCAATTGCTAGTATTGGGTTTTCAAAATACATGTATCAAAAGAATCATAAACGAAAGAGTGAACCGTATTGAAAGCATCCAACAAACATAAAATCATGACTTTTTTCAAACTATTTTTAATGGCATTTGGCGTCGCAAGCGTCGTATATCTCCCTGTCATCTATCGTTTTGTCACAGAAGGTATCATATATAGTGGTAACGGTGACGGCTTTAAACAAATGATGCCTTTCCAAAGATTTTTATATGAACATTTCACACATTTTTCTTCTTTTTATGATGTGTCATTTGGACTCGGCGGGGACTATTTTACAGATTTATCTTATTACTACTCGACGTCTCCAGTGATGTATTTAAATTTCATTTTTGTTGCACTTGGTCAGTGGCTATTCCATTTAGATCCTTCGCAGCTCACTTTTTGGGCGGGCAATCAAATCTTTACTGCCTTTTTTAAATGTATGGTGACATTTATCGTCACTTATGGGATGCTTCGTGAATTTCATTTAAGAGGAAAATATCGTTTTATAGGGGCTTTTTTATTTAGTGCTTCCTCAGTTTTATACTATTTTAACTTTACGTGGTCTTTTTTCGGGGATATTTTAATTTACTTACCTCTATCCATCTGGGGTATTGAAAGATTCTGTAAGCAGCGTAAAGTGGGCTTATTTATATTAGGTGTAAGCTTAACGCTTTTTTCAAATTTTTATTTTAGTTATTACGAATCGATTGCGTTAGGTGGCTATTTGATTTATCGCATGATTTTTCAACATCCATACGACACTTTATCACGTTGGAAAAAATTATTTTTATTAATACCTGCAACCTTTTTAAGCTTCTGTATCGCTTCAATTGGTTTTGTATCAGGTGTACGTTCATTTTTAAATAATGATCGTTCATTAAATCAAATTTTCATCTCACCAATTATAGATTTTTCACAAAAGTATCATATTTTTAGTAATGGCTTTTACATTACGTTAACATTTATCGTTCTTGTTGCACTATTTTCATTTAAACTCTATCGTTATTATTATTTTAAAATGTTTGCGATAATGACTTGGCTCATTTTAATCGGTGCGTTATCGCCTTATTTTGACAGCTTTTTCAATGGCTTTTCCGCCCCTCAACGACGCTGGGTATATTTGTTAGCGTTAAGTACAAGTGTTTTGTTAGCATTATGGTTAAAACATTTTACAGAACTCACATTAAAAGATTACTTAAAAGCGCTATCCCCACTTTTAGTTTTAGCTGTCGCAACAGCACTTTTCTCAAGAGGCGCGATGTGGTGGATGTGCGTCGCCATTCTGATTCTCATTATTTTAGGCATTATTTCTTGGCGTTACCGTACGCGAGCCAATATGCTTATGTCGATTGTCATTATATTATTTGTCGTTCAACAATTTATCTTATTGATTAATTACCATACGAATAACATTGCAAATTATCAATCTACAATAACTGATATGCATGCACCGATGTATCATAGTGGACCTTTACAAAATAAAATCAATCATATCACCTCTAGCCAACATCCATTAGACCGCCTTGATTATATGGATACTTATGCAATTAATGCAGGCATGATTTATAGATTTAATGGTGTTGCTTTATATTCAAGTATTTTTGATGGCAATATTCTAGATTATTACGATAAACAAATGCAAATTAATATGGAATATGACAGCAACAGTACGTATCGTTTATTAGGTAATCGGGCAAACCAATATGCGCTGTGGGGTGTTAAAAATCGCATCACGCAAGCACCAGATAATAATTTACCATTTGGCATGAAAATTCAAGATACGATTAAAGACGGGCAAACTGTATGGGAACATTCACGCAATACGCTCAACTATCCTGCCGCACATTTAACAACAAAAGTTTTTGATGCACGTGAATTGAAGTCACCTTTAGATCGTGAACAAGCTATGTTACAAGGCGTTGTGATGAAAGACGCAACGCCTAATACGCACTTTAAAGCAAACCCTAATTTATTATCTGATGCGACGGTTACAACACGCAATGCGCAATTACTAGGCAACAAATTAAAAGTGACAGACAATGATGGAGGCATTAATCTTCAATTACCTAAAGCTATCAACCAAAAATATAAAGATTACTACATTGAATTAGATGTTGAATTACTCGAACCAAATCAACCGCATTACCTTGATGTAGACGATTTTCATCAACGTCGTTCAAAATTAGATTATCAATATCGACGCTTTGTCACACCGGTCACGATACGCGTTCCTGTCAAAGATACGATACAAATTAAACTCAAAGAAGGTACGTATCGCTTTCAAATGAAAGGGATCTACGGTGAAAACTATCAAACATTACAAAAGGCACAACACGATGTGCAGCCTGTTAATGTATCTCGACATCCAAGACGCTTAGGTGTAACGATGTCACCGCAAAAAGACAGTTATCTCGTTCTCCCAATACCTTATCGTGAAGGATTATACGCTGAAGTAAATGGAGAAAAAAGAGCTGTTCAACAAGGTAATGGCATACTTTCTGTTGTTCCTGTACAAAAAGGAGAACATAAACTTTCTGTTTATTACGCCTTACCTTATTGGCCACTTCTGTTAATATTAACGGTTATTGGTCTTATCGGTGCATGGGGATACCGACGTTGGTTAAGAAAAACAAACAATAATAATCATACTAAATAAAAGAGGTTGGGATATCCCAACCTCTTTTATTTAGGCTATACACTTTATATAGTGATTATGTACCTATAATAATTAAGACGCAAACTTCGATTGCTACTTCGAGTCTCGCTTTCCCAGGCGCCTTACCTCTGCATGAACACGTTTGAATGTAATGATATACGTGTTCAGTACACATGCGAACGTAAGTGAGTAGGTGTTCCTTACCAACGCAGTCTATGACTGGTTTCTAACTGTTATTAGAAACCTAGTCATAGTTGCGGGGGAGATACTACGAAATCAATGTTATGTGATTTCTGTATCTCTCCCGGATTTTCGGTTTCGGCTCTATGCCTCGGGAGTCTCGACTCGGTACGCAATCTATTTAAGCAATTTCACTATTAAAGAGTGGCATTGCTTTTTCTTCAATTTTTTATGCTGTCTAAAATAAGATTTTTAAGTTAAAAGATTTGGTATCTATATGAATTTTTTTAATCAGTTTAACTTTTCAATTAATTCAATAACACCATTGTTAAATTGAGAGGTTCCAATCGTATAGCCATAATATCCTCATACTTTCTGTAGAAGCGTAACATTTTCCATAACTAGGACAAACTTCGTTCTTATGAACTGAATATAACGATGATATGAAACGAAAGTGATTACACGCTTCTCTAAGATTATTAACGATATGATAAGATTTCAACAATATAGGGGCTAATTCAAGTAAATACGCTAAAATATCTCTTGAAATTTTATACGTTTAAATTTGTATGAAAGAGTACCAAAGATGATGTTGGAATTCTTACCTTTAATGACTTCTTCAACTTTAGTGATTTTAATATTACTATCTTTAATTTCAGTAACTTTAATATATCATTCCACATAGGCGCGATATGTTTCCTTTATTGTTTGTTTGATCACTTAAAATTATAGAGACATTTGCGCTATTTCTGTCCAAAAAAAGCAGAATGACTTATAAAAATGAAGAACCTATAAACTTATAAAGACAACAAAAAGCTTGAATGACTCAATGAGCATTCAAGCTTTAAACATGTATTAGCGAATTTCTTGGATACGCGCAGCTTTACCACGAAGGCTACGTAAGTAGTAAAGTTTCGCACGACGTACTTTACCACGACGTTTTAATTCGATTTTTTCAATTTTTGGTGTGTGTAATGGGAATGTACGCTCTACACCGATACCAGATGAAATTTTACGAACAGTAAACGTTTCAGAAATACCGCCACCGCGACGTTTAATAACCACACCTTCGAATACTTGGATACGCTCACGTGAACCTTCGACAATACGAACGTGTACACGTAAAGTATCACCAGCACGGAATGTTGGGATATCGTCACGTAATTGTGATTTTGTAACTGCTTCGATTAATTTGTGATTTGTCATTTTTATACTCTCCTTCAACCTATGTTCTTGCCTCGACATAATATGGCAGCGGATCATAGTGATTTTTGTGCGTTTCACACTCGTAATATTGTAGCAAAAGTTTAATCTTTTTTCAACGCCCTTTTGTGTGAATCTACAATTTTCTTGTCTTCTTTCGTCAACGGGTAACTTTCCAATAAATCTGGTCGTTTTTCTAATGTTCGTTTTAACGACTGCTCACGGCGCCATTTTTCTATATTGGCATGATTGCCAGAGAGCAACACATCAGGCACCGTATGACCTTCAAACACTCTAGGACGTGTGTATTGAGGATATTCTAATAATCCACTCGAAAACGAATCGTCTTCATGAGACACTTGATTCCCTAAAACATCAGGAAGCAGTCTAACAATCGCATCTGTCATTACCATAGCTGGCAATTCTCCACCTGTTAAGACAAAATCGCCTACAGAAATTTCATCTGTCACTAAATGTGTTCTAATCCGTTCATCATAGCCTTCATAATGGCCACATATGAAAACAATATGTTCTGCCTTCGCAAGAGACTCCGCACATTGTTGGTCGAAACGTCTGCCTTGAGGCGTCATTAAGATGACACGTGTTTGTTCATTTGTGTCTAAATCACGCATCGCATTAAAAATAGGCTCTGGTTTTAACACCATTCCTTGGCCTCCACCAAAAGGATAGTCATCCACTTGATGATGTTTGTTATTGGCATAGTCTCTAAAGTTGATCGTTTGCGTCGTCAAAAGTGCTTTTTCTCGTGCCCTTTTTAAAATCGATTGGTTCAAAACCCCTTCAAACATTTTAGGAAATAGCGTTAAATAATCTATTCTCATTCATTTAACAGCCCTTCCATAGGTGTAATGATGATGCGACGTGAAGCGATATCCACTTCTTTAACGACATCTTCAATATAAGGGATTAAATGCTCTTTTTCACCTTTAACGACCCAAACATCATTTGCTCCCGTCTCAAAGATTTCTGTCACTCGACCAATAGGACGTTCACCATCAAAAACGGTACACCCAATAATATCTGAATAATAAAATTCATGTTCGTCTAATTCAATTTTATGATGATCTCTATCTTGGTATAACTTTTGCCCTTTTAAATGTTCAATATCATTAATATTGTTATATCCTTCAAACGTTAACATATGCAGGCCTTTATGCATACGATGTGTTCGCACCGTTAAAGATAATGTTTGTCCTTTATTTTCAACTTGAAGTACTTCTCCCGGTTGAAAACGTACGTCAGTAAAATCAGAATTAGATTGGATTTTGACTTCTCCTTTAATACCATGCGTATTAATAATCTTACCTACTTCTACATTCATTTGTCAGGCCTCCTTATTCAAGAAAAAATATAAAAAAAGTGAGACGTAAAATCAAACACTTCAATTTGATTTCGTCGTCTCACTACGTTCATGAACTATAGAATTATTTTGCTTTCTTTTGTTCGTCAAACGTTTTTAAGATACCTTCACGTGAAAGAATGTTGTGAACTGTATCTGTTGGTTTCGCACCGTCTTTTAACCATTTAAGTGCTAATTCTTCGTTAATTTTAACCTCAGGTGCATTTACTGCTGCTGGGTTATACGTACCGATTTGCTCGATGATACGACCATCACGTGGTGAACGTGCATCTGCAACGACGATACGGTAGAATGGATTTCTTTTTGAACCTAAACGTGTTAAACGAATTTTAACTGCCATTTATAATACGCTCCTTTAAATATCAATAGTTTTGTTATCTACAAGAAAATATAATAACAGGAATACATAGCTTTGTAAAGAGAAAATACTTTACCAATTAAAAAAAGTGCTTGTTTTTTACTTTTTATCGTTCATTCTTACATAAATTTAGGCTGTACACTTTATATGGTGGTTATGTATCTATAATAATTAAGTCGCAAACTTTCGATTGCTATTTCGAGTCTCGCTTTCCCAGGCGCCTTATCTCTGCATGAACACGTTTGAATGTAATGATATACGTGTTCAGTACACATGCGAACGTAAGTGAGTAGGTGTTCCTTACCAACGCAGTCTATGACTGGTTTCTAACTGTTATTAGAAACCTAGTCATAGTTGCGGGGGAGATACTACGAAATCAATGTTATGTGATTTCTGTATCTCTCCCGGATTTTCGATTTCGGCTCTATGCCTCGGGAGTCTCGACTCGGTACGCAATCTATTTAAGTAATTTCACTATTGAAGAGTGGCGTTGCTTTTTTTCTTTGGTCTATTATACAGTCTAAAAACACGATTTTGAAGTTATAAAATTTGCGTAGCCATATGAAGTTCTTTTAATCAGTTTAACTTTTTATTAATTCCTTCTATCGCACCATTGTTAAATTGAGGGATCCAATCGTATTAGCAATGATATTCTCATACTTTCTGTAGAAGCGTAATACTTCCCATAAGTTAGGACAAACTTCGTTTTTATGAACTGAAATATAGCGATGATAAGAAACGAAGGTGATTACCTATTGTTAATCTCTAAGATCATTAACGAGATGATAAGATTTCAACATATAGGGTCTAATTCAAGTAAATACGCTAAAATATATCTTGAAGTTTTATATGTTTTAAATTTGTATGAAAGGTTACCAAAGACGATGTTGGATTTCTTACCTTTAATGACTCATCTTCTTCAACTTTAGTGATTTTAATATGACTATCTTTAATTTTAGTAACTTTAATATATCATTACACAATAGAGCAATATATCTCTTTTATTTTTTGTTCAGTCACTTAAAATTATAGAGACATTTGCGCTATTTTTTTATAAAAAAGCATGATGACTTATGTTATCTCACCCTAAAAAATGAAGAACCTAAATTCACTGTAGTCTCGTCATTTTCTCTTTTCTTTTTTCTGTATTTCAGCTCATTTTAAAACATACATAAAGCACTTTAAACATTGTATGTGTACAACGTTCAAAGTGCTATGAATTAAAATGGTAAGTTCATGCCTTTAAGCATGTTTTGCATTTGATTTTGTTTACCCTTTTTACCTTTACCGCCACCTGTGAATTGCTTCATCATTTTTTTCATATCATTAAATTGTTTCAGTAAACGGTTAACTTCTTGTAAAGAACGCCCTGAACCTGTAGCAATACGACGTTTACGTGAAATGTTTAATTTGTCAGGATTTTCACGTTCTCCAGGTGTCATAGATTGGATGATGGCTTTAATATGATCAATTTGCTTATCGCTCATTTTCAAATTATTGATGCCTTTAACTTTATTCATCCCTGGAATCATTTTCATAATATCATCTAGTGGACCCAAGTTTTTAACTTGATCAAGTTGCTCTAAGAAGTCTTCTAACGTAAAAGAAGAGTCTCGCATTTTCTTCTCTAAATCTTTTGCTTTCGTTTCATCTACGTCTTGTTGTGCTTTTTCGATGAGGCTTAAAACGTCTCCCATTCCAAGAATACGAGAAGCCATTCGCTCAGGATGGAATAATTCTAAACCATCCATTTTTTCGCTCATACCGACAAACTTAATTGGTTTTTGCGTTACAGCACGAATAGATAATGCAGCACCACCACGTGTGTCACCGTCAAGTTTAGTCAGTGTTACACCTGTCACATCTAATTGTTTATCAAATGAGTCAGCAACATTCACTGCATCTTGACCTGTCATTGCGTCAACAACCAACATAATTTCATCCGGTTTAGAGATTTCTTTAACTTCTTGAAGTTCATTCATTAACGCTTCATCGATATGCAAGCGACCTGCAGTATCAATAATTACAAAATCAAGATGTGCTTCTTTTGCGTGTTTTAAAGCATTCTCTACGATTTGTTGTGGCGGTACTTGATCGCCTTCAGAATAAACCGGGATATCAATTTGCTTACCTACTGTTTGCAATTGGTTAATGGCCGCTGGACGATAAATATCTCCTGCGACTAGTAATGGCTTTTTATTGTATTTTTTACGCATTAAAAGTGCTAATTTACCTGCAGTCGTCGTTTTACCCGCACCTTGTAGTCCAACCATCATAATAACGGTTGGTGGCTTTTTAGCCATATTAATGCGACTATTATCGCCACCCATTAATTCAGTAAGTTCTTCTTGTACAATTTTAATGACTTGTTGACCTGGTGTTAATGATTTCATGACATCAGAACCTAAAGCACGTTCTGATACAGTGTTTACAAAGTTTTTAACTACTTTGAAGTTAACATCGGCTTCGAGTAATGCAAGACGTACTTCTCGCATCATCATTTTAATGTCAGCTTCAGTCACTTTACCTTTCCCTTTAATTTTCTGCATTGTTTCTTGCAGTCGACCGGATAGACCTTCAAATGCCATAAAGTGACCCTCCTTATTCTAAGT
Coding sequences within it:
- the ffh gene encoding signal recognition particle protein — encoded protein: MAFEGLSGRLQETMQKIKGKGKVTEADIKMMMREVRLALLEADVNFKVVKNFVNTVSERALGSDVMKSLTPGQQVIKIVQEELTELMGGDNSRINMAKKPPTVIMMVGLQGAGKTTTAGKLALLMRKKYNKKPLLVAGDIYRPAAINQLQTVGKQIDIPVYSEGDQVPPQQIVENALKHAKEAHLDFVIIDTAGRLHIDEALMNELQEVKEISKPDEIMLVVDAMTGQDAVNVADSFDKQLDVTGVTLTKLDGDTRGGAALSIRAVTQKPIKFVGMSEKMDGLELFHPERMASRILGMGDVLSLIEKAQQDVDETKAKDLEKKMRDSSFTLEDFLEQLDQVKNLGPLDDIMKMIPGMNKVKGINNLKMSDKQIDHIKAIIQSMTPGERENPDKLNISRKRRIATGSGRSLQEVNRLLKQFNDMKKMMKQFTGGGKGKKGKQNQMQNMLKGMNLPF